One genomic segment of Pelagerythrobacter marensis includes these proteins:
- a CDS encoding dienelactone hydrolase family protein, translating to MSEFETVPYSDGDLALTGHLIRPTGEPRGAIAVFPTIMNVTPAVEAKARALAEAGYLAFIADFYGRTPEGPIAFEWADALRADVGIWRARLRATLDTLDGLAPDSPKAAIGFCMGGQAVLELARDGADLAIVASFHGLLDTQTPAERDAIKARILVCHGDADPLVPRDHVLEFWQEMDRAGADWHFHAYGGVKHGFTNPSPPPGNDVVAWDRSADRQSWAAMLGLLEESLEDR from the coding sequence ATGAGCGAATTCGAAACCGTTCCCTACAGCGATGGCGATCTGGCGTTGACGGGTCATCTCATCCGCCCGACGGGCGAGCCGCGCGGCGCAATCGCGGTATTTCCAACGATCATGAACGTCACCCCCGCTGTCGAGGCCAAGGCCCGGGCCCTGGCCGAAGCAGGCTATCTTGCCTTTATCGCGGACTTCTATGGCCGCACCCCCGAAGGCCCCATAGCGTTCGAATGGGCTGACGCGCTGCGGGCCGATGTCGGGATCTGGCGTGCACGGCTCCGTGCGACCCTGGACACGTTGGACGGCCTGGCTCCGGATTCTCCAAAGGCTGCGATCGGTTTTTGCATGGGCGGGCAGGCCGTGCTCGAACTCGCGCGCGACGGAGCGGATCTTGCGATTGTGGCCAGCTTCCACGGCTTGCTCGACACCCAGACACCGGCCGAGCGCGATGCGATCAAGGCGCGTATTCTGGTCTGCCACGGAGATGCCGATCCACTTGTCCCGCGCGATCATGTGCTGGAATTCTGGCAGGAAATGGATCGCGCCGGCGCAGACTGGCACTTCCACGCATACGGCGGTGTCAAACACGGCTTCACCAACCCCTCTCCTCCGCCGGGCAACGATGTCGTGGCGTGGGACAGAAGCGCCGATCGGCAAAGTTGGGCGGCGATGCTGGGCTTGCTGGAGGAATCCCTGGAAGACAGATGA
- the aqpZ gene encoding aquaporin Z yields MFRRLGAEFFGTFWLVFGGCGSAVLAAGFPELGIGFAGVSLAFGLTVLTMAYAVGGISGGHFNPAVTLGLVLANRASWGEMIPYWIAQVVAAIVAGGALFAIASGQPDFAAGGFASNGFGDLSPGGYSMQAALLIEVILTAGFLIVILGATSKVAPAGFAPLAIGLALTLIHLISIPVTNTSVNPARSTGVALFADTAAMGQLWLFWVAPLVGAALGALIWRFFLMPGEGLEDLAGDAEKS; encoded by the coding sequence ATGTTCCGTAGGTTGGGGGCCGAATTTTTCGGCACGTTCTGGCTGGTTTTCGGTGGGTGCGGCTCGGCCGTGCTTGCGGCGGGATTTCCTGAGCTGGGCATCGGTTTCGCAGGCGTTTCGCTGGCGTTCGGGCTTACTGTTCTGACGATGGCTTACGCCGTCGGCGGCATTTCCGGTGGCCATTTCAATCCGGCGGTAACGCTCGGCCTGGTTCTGGCGAACCGGGCGTCCTGGGGCGAAATGATTCCCTACTGGATCGCACAGGTTGTCGCGGCCATCGTGGCCGGCGGCGCCCTGTTTGCAATTGCATCCGGTCAGCCCGATTTTGCGGCAGGCGGATTTGCCAGCAACGGGTTCGGCGATCTTTCGCCCGGTGGCTATTCGATGCAGGCGGCGCTGCTGATCGAAGTCATTCTGACCGCAGGGTTCCTGATCGTGATCCTGGGTGCGACATCGAAGGTCGCGCCTGCCGGCTTCGCCCCGCTGGCGATCGGCCTGGCGCTGACGCTGATCCACCTGATTTCGATCCCGGTGACCAATACCTCGGTCAATCCCGCACGCTCGACCGGCGTCGCGCTGTTCGCCGATACGGCGGCGATGGGGCAGCTCTGGCTGTTCTGGGTTGCACCGCTGGTCGGCGCCGCGCTGGGCGCACTGATCTGGCGCTTCTTCCTGATGCCTGGCGAAGGCCTTGAAGACCTCGCCGGAGATGCGGAAAAGAGCTGA